From Halorubrum salinarum, the proteins below share one genomic window:
- a CDS encoding zinc ribbon domain-containing protein, protein MPSQTSEPGGPPAACPACGEAVPDGASFCPDCGADLGDPSDPAYCAECGAAFDDDDRFCSNCGASRAGGESAASERSSGRSGGADRPPSPSAASPDESERAFRRRVQDHLDAGWEIEQDAGDRVVLVDRGIGSVGVHVLLFFFTSGIGNLLYGWWHYSKLAERRRLVRGDSTPTRAPSSAPGESRTETVAGYLLIALLFVIGGWIAFLGGTSGSVPAALIGLAFVGLGLGVSPPVRRRLDRRHGVTEFGRQKTVDHRVVRPPESVEEPCVVCDEPFDRGLVRRRRDETVVAGVPVRTHSVRYNHYCADCARSELFADDVESLSLDELGDEEPAADAANETADATKADSTTTDSVRESADRTD, encoded by the coding sequence TTCTGCCCCGACTGCGGCGCCGACCTCGGCGACCCCTCCGACCCCGCCTACTGTGCCGAGTGCGGCGCGGCCTTCGACGACGACGACCGGTTCTGTTCGAACTGCGGCGCGTCGCGGGCGGGCGGTGAGTCCGCCGCGTCCGAGCGGTCGAGCGGCCGGTCGGGCGGGGCGGACCGGCCCCCGTCGCCCTCGGCCGCGTCGCCGGACGAGAGCGAGCGCGCGTTCCGCCGCCGCGTCCAGGACCATCTCGACGCCGGATGGGAGATCGAACAGGACGCCGGCGACCGCGTGGTCCTCGTCGATAGGGGGATCGGCTCCGTCGGCGTCCACGTCCTCCTGTTCTTCTTCACCAGCGGCATCGGGAACCTGCTGTACGGCTGGTGGCACTACTCGAAGCTGGCCGAGCGGCGGCGCCTCGTCCGCGGCGACTCGACGCCGACGCGCGCCCCGTCGAGCGCCCCCGGAGAGAGCCGAACGGAGACCGTCGCCGGGTACCTCCTCATCGCGCTGCTCTTCGTGATCGGCGGGTGGATCGCCTTCCTCGGGGGGACGAGCGGCTCCGTGCCCGCCGCGCTGATCGGCCTCGCGTTTGTCGGGCTCGGGCTCGGCGTGTCCCCGCCCGTCCGCCGGCGACTCGACCGCCGCCACGGGGTCACCGAGTTCGGCCGGCAGAAGACGGTCGATCACCGGGTCGTCCGCCCGCCCGAGTCCGTCGAGGAGCCCTGCGTCGTCTGCGACGAGCCGTTCGACCGCGGCCTCGTCAGGCGGCGCCGCGACGAGACGGTGGTCGCCGGCGTGCCGGTCCGGACCCACTCGGTCCGGTACAACCACTACTGCGCCGACTGCGCGCGGTCGGAGCTGTTCGCGGACGACGTCGAGTCGCTGTCGCTCGACGAACTCGGCGACGAGGAGCCCGCCGCCGACGCCGCGAACGAGACGGCGGACGCGACAAAAGCGGATTCGACGACGACGGACTCGGTCCGTGAGTCCGCCGATCGGACCGACTGA